In the genome of Gordonia rubripertincta, one region contains:
- the serA gene encoding phosphoglycerate dehydrogenase — MSSAGRPVVLIADKLAPSTVEALGDGVEVRWVDGPDRPKLLEAVVDADAILVRSATTVDAEVLDAGKKLKIIARAGVGLDNVDVPAATERGVMVVNAPTSNIHTAAEHAIALLMSASRQIPAADATLREKTWKRSAFNGVEIFDKTVGVVGLGRIGQLVAARLAAFETHIIAYDPYVSPARAAQLGIELVSLDELLERADFITVHLPKTPETLGLIGAEQLARTKKGVVIVNAARGGLIDEQALADAINSGQVRAAGLDVFATEPCTDSPLFDLPQVVVTPHLGASTSEAQDRAGTDVAKSVRLALAGHFVPDAVNITGGAVDEEVAPWLEVARKAGVLVGAISKEPPTSLVVDVRGELAAKNVEVLGLSALRGLFSAVLDEPVTFVNAPAVAESRGVTSEVTTAPESPNHRSVVDVKAVFADGSVHNVSGTLTEPRLVEKIVNINGRNFDLRAEGHNLIVSYADRPGSLGKIGTLLGDAGVDILAAGLSQDAEGEGATMMLRVSSALTDEVVEAIGSAVGATLIVQVDLS, encoded by the coding sequence GTGAGCTCTGCTGGCCGCCCGGTCGTACTCATCGCCGACAAGCTGGCGCCGTCCACCGTGGAAGCACTCGGTGACGGTGTCGAGGTGCGATGGGTCGACGGCCCGGACCGTCCCAAGCTGCTCGAGGCCGTCGTCGACGCCGACGCCATCCTCGTGCGTTCCGCGACGACTGTCGACGCCGAGGTCCTCGACGCCGGCAAGAAGCTGAAGATCATCGCGCGCGCCGGTGTCGGTCTCGACAACGTCGACGTCCCCGCCGCCACCGAACGCGGCGTCATGGTCGTCAACGCGCCGACCTCCAACATCCACACCGCCGCCGAGCACGCCATCGCGCTGCTGATGTCGGCGTCGCGCCAGATCCCGGCCGCCGACGCCACCCTGCGTGAGAAGACGTGGAAGCGTTCGGCTTTCAACGGTGTCGAGATCTTCGACAAGACCGTCGGCGTCGTCGGCCTCGGCCGCATCGGTCAGCTGGTCGCCGCACGTCTGGCCGCCTTCGAGACCCACATCATCGCGTACGACCCCTACGTCTCGCCGGCCCGGGCCGCTCAGCTCGGCATCGAGCTGGTCAGCCTCGACGAGCTCCTCGAGCGCGCCGACTTCATCACCGTGCACCTGCCCAAGACGCCCGAGACCCTCGGTCTCATCGGCGCCGAGCAGCTCGCCCGCACCAAGAAGGGCGTCGTCATCGTCAACGCCGCCCGCGGTGGTCTGATCGACGAGCAGGCACTGGCCGACGCCATCAACTCCGGCCAGGTCCGCGCTGCCGGCCTCGACGTCTTCGCGACCGAGCCCTGCACCGACTCGCCGCTGTTCGACCTCCCGCAGGTCGTCGTGACCCCGCACCTCGGCGCCTCCACCAGCGAGGCCCAGGACCGTGCCGGCACCGATGTCGCCAAGAGCGTCCGCCTCGCCCTGGCCGGTCACTTCGTGCCCGACGCCGTCAACATCACCGGCGGCGCGGTCGACGAAGAGGTCGCCCCGTGGCTCGAGGTCGCGCGCAAGGCCGGTGTCCTCGTCGGCGCCATCAGCAAGGAGCCGCCGACCTCGCTGGTTGTCGATGTCCGCGGTGAGCTGGCCGCCAAGAACGTCGAGGTCCTCGGGCTCTCGGCGCTGCGCGGCCTGTTCTCGGCCGTCCTCGACGAGCCGGTCACCTTCGTCAACGCTCCGGCCGTGGCCGAGAGCCGTGGTGTCACCAGCGAGGTGACCACCGCTCCGGAGAGCCCCAACCACCGCAGCGTCGTCGACGTCAAGGCAGTGTTCGCCGATGGTTCGGTCCACAACGTCTCCGGCACGCTCACCGAGCCGCGCCTGGTCGAGAAGATCGTGAACATCAACGGCCGCAACTTCGACCTCCGCGCCGAGGGCCACAACCTGATCGTCAGCTACGCGGATCGTCCGGGCTCGCTCGGCAAGATCGGCACGCTCCTCGGTGACGCCGGCGTCGACATCCTCGCCGCCGGTCTGTCGCAGGACGCCGAGGGTGAAGGCGCCACGATGATGCTGCGCGTCAGCAGCGCGCTGACCGACGAGGTCGTCGAGGCCATCGGTTCGGCGGTGGGCGCCACCCTGATCGTGCAGGTGGATCTGTCGTGA
- a CDS encoding fumarylacetoacetate hydrolase family protein — protein MRLGRIASPDGVAFVSVEGEGDDAVAKEIAEHPFGTPTFTGRSWKLADVRVLAPILASKVICIGKNYAAHAAEMGGEAPADPVIFIKPNTSIIGPEVPIVRPPSSERVDYEGELAVVIGRPCKDVKAAQAKDVILGYTIANDVTARDQQKADGQWTRGKSYDTFCPLGPWIETSFDPSDVELVTELDGAVKQRTRTSLMLHDIGEIVEWITRIMTLLPGDVILTGTPEGVGPMVAGQRVSVTVNGIGTLSNPVVDKA, from the coding sequence ATGCGCTTAGGTCGAATTGCGAGTCCCGACGGAGTGGCCTTTGTGTCCGTCGAAGGGGAAGGCGACGACGCAGTCGCCAAGGAGATCGCCGAGCATCCGTTCGGCACCCCGACGTTCACCGGTCGCTCCTGGAAACTGGCCGACGTCCGTGTGCTGGCCCCGATCCTGGCCAGCAAGGTGATCTGCATCGGTAAGAACTACGCCGCGCACGCGGCCGAGATGGGTGGCGAGGCGCCGGCCGATCCGGTGATCTTCATCAAGCCGAACACCTCCATCATCGGTCCCGAGGTCCCGATCGTGCGTCCGCCGTCGTCGGAACGCGTGGACTACGAAGGCGAGTTGGCTGTCGTCATCGGCCGTCCCTGCAAGGACGTCAAGGCCGCGCAGGCCAAGGACGTCATCCTGGGTTACACGATCGCCAACGACGTCACCGCCCGCGATCAGCAGAAGGCCGATGGTCAGTGGACGCGTGGCAAGAGTTACGACACCTTCTGCCCGCTCGGTCCCTGGATCGAGACCTCCTTCGATCCGTCCGACGTCGAACTCGTCACCGAGCTCGACGGAGCGGTCAAGCAGCGCACCCGGACGTCGTTGATGCTGCACGACATCGGCGAGATCGTCGAGTGGATCACGCGGATCATGACCCTGCTCCCCGGTGACGTGATCCTCACGGGCACGCCAGAAGGGGTGGGACCCATGGTTGCCGGACAACGGGTCTCGGTGACCGTCAACGGAATCGGCACGCTCTCCAACCCGGTGGTGGACAAGGCATGA
- a CDS encoding acetolactate synthase large subunit yields the protein MSAPTARTDAGRDEPTRNAGLRQQSPAAGNLRAVGQHTVAPERVSGAQSVVRSLEELGVEVVFGIPGGAVLPVYDPLLDSTKVRHVLVRHEQGAGHAATGYAQVAGRAGVMMATSGPGATNLVTPLADAQMDSVPVVAITGQVGRSLIGTDAFQEADISGITMPITKHNFLVSRAIDIPKTIAEAFHIAESGRPGAVLVDIPKDILQSQTTFSWPPQIDLPGYRPVTKPHGKQVREAARLINAAKAPVLYVGGGVIKANASEELLELAELTGIPVVTTLMARGAFPDSHDQHLGMPGMHGTVAAVGALQRSDLLITLGARFDDRVTGQLDSFAPDAKVIHADIDPAEIGKNRPVDVPIVGDCKAVIAELTETLRDERATTGTTPDLSEWWTYLDGIRKTYPLSYDRQTDGSMSPEFVIQALGKAAGPDAVYCAGVGQHQMWAAQFISYEKPRTWLNSGGLGTMGYAVPAAMGAKAAAPDTEVWAIDGDGCFQMTNQELATCAIEGIPIKVALINNGNLGMVRQWQTLFYEERYSNTDLATHSRMIPDFVKLAEALGCVAFRVEREEDVDDVIAQARAINDRPVVIDFIVGKDAQVWPMVAAGTGNDEIMAARNIRPLFDDDESASDPVEIHETMNAPRGTVDQQVDNAPADRAAEKDQK from the coding sequence ACTGCGTCAGCAGTCTCCCGCGGCGGGCAACCTCCGTGCGGTAGGTCAGCACACCGTCGCGCCGGAGCGCGTCAGCGGTGCGCAGTCTGTGGTCCGATCGCTCGAGGAGCTCGGTGTCGAGGTCGTCTTCGGCATCCCCGGCGGCGCGGTGCTGCCGGTCTACGACCCGCTGCTCGACTCCACCAAGGTCCGCCACGTCCTCGTGCGCCACGAGCAGGGTGCGGGCCACGCCGCCACCGGCTACGCGCAGGTCGCGGGTCGCGCCGGCGTGATGATGGCGACCTCGGGCCCGGGGGCCACCAACCTCGTGACCCCGCTCGCCGACGCCCAGATGGACTCGGTGCCCGTCGTCGCCATCACCGGCCAGGTCGGCCGCTCGCTGATCGGCACCGACGCCTTCCAGGAAGCCGACATCTCCGGCATCACCATGCCGATCACGAAGCACAACTTCCTGGTCAGCCGGGCCATCGACATCCCCAAGACCATCGCCGAGGCCTTCCACATCGCCGAAAGCGGCCGTCCCGGTGCGGTTCTCGTCGACATCCCGAAGGACATCCTGCAGAGCCAGACCACGTTCTCGTGGCCGCCGCAGATCGACCTGCCCGGCTACCGTCCGGTCACCAAGCCGCACGGCAAGCAGGTCCGGGAGGCGGCTCGCCTGATCAACGCCGCCAAGGCGCCGGTCCTCTACGTCGGTGGCGGCGTCATCAAGGCCAACGCCTCCGAAGAGTTGCTCGAGCTCGCCGAGCTGACCGGCATCCCGGTCGTCACGACCCTGATGGCGCGCGGCGCGTTCCCCGACAGCCACGACCAGCACCTGGGCATGCCGGGTATGCACGGCACCGTCGCGGCCGTGGGCGCCCTGCAGCGCAGCGATCTGCTCATCACCCTCGGCGCCCGGTTCGACGACCGCGTGACCGGTCAGCTCGACTCCTTCGCGCCCGATGCCAAGGTCATCCACGCCGACATCGACCCGGCCGAGATCGGCAAGAACCGTCCGGTCGACGTGCCGATCGTCGGCGACTGCAAGGCGGTCATCGCCGAGCTGACCGAGACGCTGCGCGACGAGCGGGCGACCACCGGCACCACGCCGGACCTGTCGGAGTGGTGGACCTACCTCGACGGCATCCGGAAGACCTACCCGCTGAGCTACGACCGTCAGACCGACGGTTCGATGTCGCCGGAGTTCGTCATCCAAGCGCTGGGCAAGGCCGCCGGACCCGACGCGGTGTACTGCGCCGGCGTCGGGCAGCACCAGATGTGGGCCGCGCAGTTCATCTCCTACGAGAAGCCGCGCACCTGGCTCAACTCCGGTGGTCTGGGCACGATGGGTTACGCGGTGCCCGCCGCCATGGGCGCCAAGGCCGCCGCACCCGACACCGAGGTCTGGGCCATCGACGGCGACGGCTGCTTCCAGATGACCAACCAGGAACTGGCCACCTGCGCGATCGAGGGCATCCCGATCAAGGTCGCGCTGATCAACAACGGCAACCTGGGCATGGTCCGCCAGTGGCAGACCCTCTTCTACGAAGAGCGCTACTCCAACACCGACCTTGCCACGCACTCCCGGATGATCCCGGACTTCGTGAAGCTGGCAGAGGCGTTGGGCTGCGTCGCATTCCGCGTGGAGCGCGAGGAGGACGTCGACGACGTCATCGCACAGGCACGTGCGATCAACGACCGCCCGGTCGTCATCGACTTCATCGTCGGCAAGGACGCCCAGGTGTGGCCGATGGTCGCCGCGGGCACCGGCAACGACGAGATCATGGCGGCCCGCAACATCCGGCCGCTGTTCGACGACGACGAGTCGGCGTCGGACCCGGTCGAGATCCACGAGACGATGAACGCCCCCCGCGGGACCGTCGACCAGCAGGTTGACAACGCTCCGGCCGACCGCGCAGCAGAGAAGGACCAGAAGTGA
- a CDS encoding alpha/beta fold hydrolase, which produces MTAPSTARVNGIDISYSVAGSGPLVVMVMGTGSPGRVWKANQEPALVKAGYTVVTFDNRGIAPSSECPEGFGLDDMVADTAALIEHLDRGPAIVVGTSLGARITQELALARPDVVKAAVLIATYGRNTPLQEAISAGERALYDNKIKLPSEYQAAITAHLNLSPHTLDDDRAARDWLDIIGFSPQTITPGVRAQLELHNKESDRLSAYRNITRPTLVVGFADDRTLPPKLAREVAEAIPGAEYVQIERAGHFGYLEQPAEVNRVLVDFCGRFRD; this is translated from the coding sequence ATGACAGCTCCCAGCACGGCACGCGTCAACGGCATCGACATCTCCTACAGCGTGGCCGGCAGCGGCCCGCTCGTCGTCATGGTGATGGGCACCGGAAGTCCCGGTCGCGTGTGGAAGGCCAATCAAGAACCGGCACTGGTGAAGGCGGGCTACACCGTCGTCACCTTCGACAACCGCGGCATCGCCCCGTCGTCGGAATGCCCGGAGGGTTTCGGCCTCGACGACATGGTCGCCGACACCGCCGCGCTCATCGAGCATCTGGACCGCGGTCCGGCCATCGTCGTGGGAACCTCGCTGGGCGCCCGGATCACCCAGGAACTCGCTCTGGCCCGGCCCGATGTCGTGAAGGCGGCCGTCCTGATCGCCACCTACGGGCGGAACACCCCGCTGCAGGAAGCGATCTCGGCCGGTGAGCGCGCGCTCTACGACAACAAGATCAAGCTGCCGTCGGAGTACCAGGCGGCCATCACAGCTCATCTCAACCTGTCGCCGCACACCCTCGACGACGACCGCGCGGCTCGGGACTGGCTCGACATCATCGGTTTCTCGCCGCAGACGATCACCCCGGGCGTGCGTGCGCAGCTCGAACTCCACAACAAGGAGTCCGACCGGCTCTCGGCGTATCGCAACATCACCCGTCCGACGCTCGTCGTCGGTTTCGCCGACGACCGCACGTTGCCGCCGAAGCTGGCTCGCGAGGTGGCCGAGGCGATTCCGGGCGCGGAGTACGTACAGATCGAACGTGCCGGGCATTTCGGCTATCTCGAACAACCGGCCGAGGTGAACCGCGTGCTCGTCGACTTCTGCGGGCGGTTCCGGGACTGA
- the ilvC gene encoding ketol-acid reductoisomerase has translation MAIELFYDDDADLSIIQGRKVAVIGYGSQGHAHSLSLRDSGVDVVIGLREGSKSKAKAEEQGLKVLTASEAAAWADVIMVLAPDTSQAQIFTEDIEPNLKDGDALFFGHGLNIHFGLIKAPENVTVAMVAPKGPGHLVRRQFVDGKGVPALIAVAQDPKGEGQALALSYASAIGGGRAGIIKTTFKEETETDLFGEQAVLCGGTEELVKAGFEVMVEAGYAPEMAYFEVLHELKLIVDLMYEGGIARMNYSVSDTAEFGGYISGPRVIDADTKERMRAILKDIQDGTFVKRLVANVEGGNKELEGLRKQNAEHPIEVTGKKLRDLMSWVDRPITETA, from the coding sequence GTGGCCATCGAACTGTTCTACGACGACGACGCGGATCTGTCGATCATCCAGGGTCGCAAGGTCGCGGTGATCGGCTACGGCAGCCAGGGCCATGCGCATTCGCTGTCGCTGCGTGACTCGGGCGTCGACGTCGTCATCGGCCTGCGCGAGGGTTCCAAGTCCAAGGCCAAGGCCGAGGAGCAGGGCCTGAAGGTCCTGACCGCTTCCGAGGCTGCCGCCTGGGCCGACGTCATCATGGTCCTCGCACCCGACACCTCGCAGGCACAGATCTTCACCGAGGACATCGAGCCGAACCTGAAGGACGGCGACGCGCTGTTCTTCGGTCACGGCCTGAACATTCACTTCGGCCTGATCAAGGCTCCGGAGAACGTCACCGTCGCCATGGTCGCCCCGAAGGGCCCCGGCCACCTCGTTCGTCGTCAGTTCGTCGACGGCAAGGGTGTCCCCGCGCTCATCGCCGTCGCGCAGGACCCGAAGGGTGAGGGCCAGGCTCTCGCTCTCAGCTACGCCAGCGCAATCGGCGGTGGCCGCGCCGGAATCATCAAGACCACCTTCAAGGAAGAGACCGAGACCGACCTCTTCGGTGAGCAGGCCGTGCTGTGCGGTGGCACCGAGGAACTGGTCAAGGCCGGCTTCGAGGTCATGGTCGAGGCCGGTTACGCACCGGAGATGGCCTACTTCGAGGTGCTGCACGAGCTCAAGCTCATCGTCGACCTCATGTACGAGGGCGGCATCGCCCGCATGAACTACTCGGTGTCCGACACCGCCGAGTTCGGCGGCTACATCTCGGGCCCGCGCGTCATCGACGCCGACACCAAGGAGCGCATGCGCGCCATCCTGAAGGACATCCAGGACGGCACCTTCGTCAAGCGCCTCGTCGCCAACGTCGAGGGCGGCAACAAGGAGCTCGAGGGCCTGCGCAAGCAGAACGCCGAGCACCCGATCGAGGTCACCGGCAAGAAGCTGCGCGACCTGATGAGCTGGGTTGATCGTCCGATCACCGAGACCGCCTGA
- a CDS encoding 3-isopropylmalate dehydrogenase, with protein MKLAVIAGDGIGPEVIGEALGVLETVVPSVSTTEFDLGARRYHRNGELLTEDDLESLRRHDAILLGAIGDPSVPPGILERGLLLTMRFALDHHVNLRPSRRYPGVTSPLAGDPEIDFVVVREGTEGPYTGNGGAIRVGTPHEVATEVSVNTRFGVERVVRNAFQRAQQRRKKLTLVHKTNVLGFAGSLWSRAVEEIGAEFPDVTTDYCHVDAATIYLVTDPGRFDVVVTDNLFGDIITDIAAAVSGGIGLAASGNIDATGANPSMFEPVHGSAPDIAGQGKADPTAAILSTALLLQHLGENDAAARIEKAVADDLAERGGPVVTGEVGKRIRERLA; from the coding sequence GTGAAACTCGCTGTCATCGCCGGCGACGGCATCGGACCCGAGGTCATCGGGGAGGCGCTCGGCGTCCTCGAGACCGTCGTCCCGTCGGTGAGCACCACCGAGTTCGATCTCGGTGCTCGCCGCTACCACCGCAACGGTGAACTCCTCACCGAGGACGACCTGGAGTCGCTGCGCCGCCACGACGCAATCCTGTTGGGCGCCATCGGCGATCCGTCGGTGCCGCCGGGCATCCTCGAGCGCGGCCTGCTGCTCACGATGCGTTTCGCCCTCGATCACCACGTGAACCTGCGTCCGTCGCGCCGGTACCCCGGTGTCACCTCGCCGCTGGCCGGCGACCCCGAGATCGACTTCGTCGTCGTCCGTGAGGGCACCGAGGGTCCCTACACCGGCAACGGCGGCGCGATCCGCGTAGGCACTCCGCACGAGGTGGCCACCGAGGTCAGTGTCAACACCCGATTCGGCGTCGAACGCGTGGTGCGCAACGCTTTCCAGCGTGCACAGCAGCGTCGTAAGAAGCTCACGCTGGTCCACAAGACCAATGTGCTCGGCTTCGCCGGATCGCTGTGGAGCCGTGCGGTCGAGGAGATCGGCGCCGAATTCCCCGACGTCACCACCGATTACTGCCACGTGGACGCGGCGACCATCTACCTGGTCACCGATCCCGGCCGCTTCGACGTGGTCGTCACCGACAACCTGTTCGGCGACATCATCACCGACATCGCGGCTGCCGTCAGCGGCGGCATCGGACTGGCGGCGTCGGGCAACATCGACGCCACCGGCGCGAATCCGTCGATGTTCGAACCGGTTCACGGTTCGGCACCCGACATCGCCGGTCAGGGCAAGGCCGATCCGACCGCCGCCATCCTGTCGACCGCCCTGCTCCTGCAACACCTCGGTGAGAACGACGCCGCGGCCCGGATCGAGAAGGCCGTCGCCGACGACCTCGCCGAGCGCGGCGGACCGGTCGTCACCGGTGAGGTCGGCAAGCGCATCCGCGAACGCCTCGCCTGA
- a CDS encoding S1 family peptidase: MTKKLTALLAVLAATVLAGWGAGVAVAAPAKIFLGGGSGILVLKGGNSAAACTLTTIGRSKTGKLIGITAGHCGNPGQKVYSETFQDRGQAGTITHSFSDLDMAIIQMDASKVVPLRTVRGVTIRSVDPRPIGFPTIACKEGRTTGNTCGIAWFSEGDVHLSQLCVIEGDSGSPVVVGDRLVGMVNAYYFLGCFGPETGTNIKPILNRVASVPEYKGFTIA; the protein is encoded by the coding sequence ATGACGAAGAAGCTGACGGCACTGTTGGCGGTTTTGGCTGCGACGGTGCTCGCCGGCTGGGGAGCGGGTGTCGCGGTCGCGGCCCCGGCAAAGATCTTCCTCGGGGGCGGCTCTGGAATTCTTGTCCTCAAAGGTGGAAACTCCGCTGCAGCCTGCACCCTGACGACGATCGGCCGCTCCAAGACCGGCAAGCTCATCGGCATCACCGCGGGACACTGCGGTAACCCCGGCCAGAAGGTCTACTCGGAGACCTTCCAGGACCGCGGGCAGGCCGGCACCATCACCCATTCGTTCTCCGACCTCGACATGGCGATCATCCAGATGGACGCCTCGAAGGTCGTGCCGCTGCGCACCGTCCGCGGCGTGACGATCCGCTCGGTCGATCCCCGCCCCATCGGCTTCCCCACCATCGCGTGCAAGGAAGGTCGCACCACCGGCAACACCTGTGGCATCGCCTGGTTCTCCGAGGGTGACGTCCATCTCAGCCAGCTGTGCGTGATCGAAGGCGACTCCGGCAGCCCCGTCGTGGTCGGTGACCGCCTCGTCGGCATGGTGAATGCCTACTACTTCCTCGGCTGCTTCGGTCCGGAGACCGGCACCAACATCAAGCCGATCCTGAACCGGGTGGCCTCGGTCCCCGAGTACAAGGGATTCACGATCGCCTGA
- the ilvN gene encoding acetolactate synthase small subunit, whose protein sequence is MSTTHTLSVLVEDRPGVLARVSGLFSRRGFNIESLAVGPTELKGISRMTIMVSVEDFPLEQVTKQLNKLVNVIKIVEQDPANSVSRELMMVKVRSDSTVRTEVIEVVNLFRAKVIDVSPESLTIEATGTSEKLEALLRMLDPYGIREIAQSGAVALGRGPKSMSANR, encoded by the coding sequence GTGAGCACCACCCACACCCTCAGCGTCCTGGTCGAGGACCGGCCGGGCGTCCTGGCCCGCGTCTCCGGATTGTTCTCGCGTCGCGGGTTCAACATCGAGTCGCTGGCCGTCGGCCCGACCGAGCTCAAGGGGATCTCGCGGATGACCATCATGGTCTCTGTCGAGGACTTCCCGCTCGAGCAGGTCACCAAGCAGCTCAACAAGCTGGTGAACGTGATCAAGATCGTCGAGCAGGACCCGGCCAATTCGGTGTCCCGCGAGCTCATGATGGTCAAGGTCCGTTCGGATTCGACCGTGCGCACCGAGGTCATCGAGGTGGTGAACCTGTTCCGCGCCAAGGTCATCGACGTGTCGCCGGAATCGCTCACCATCGAGGCCACCGGTACGTCGGAGAAGCTCGAGGCTCTGCTGCGGATGCTCGATCCTTACGGCATCCGTGAGATCGCCCAGTCCGGCGCCGTTGCGCTCGGACGCGGACCGAAGAGCATGTCGGCCAATCGCTGA
- a CDS encoding MFS transporter, whose product MDDLSIMSNTRRWVILGCSLLAALTTTCVVSGVAYLIPALHTDAGLTLTAAATLAAIPTIGLTMATFLWGILLDRYGERRILLISLSISLVGATGAAVAAATDASYVLIGAALLVGGIGSGAANGASGRIVVGWFPAQQRGTAMGVRQMAQPLGIGVCALTMPVVAATQGPAAALAIPAVITAAGLLAVLIGISDPPRRASSVGHKDDSTTGRNPYRGNSFLARVHAVSMLLVVPQSMMWTFVPTWLIVAHDWSPAGAGILITVTQVIGAFGRIAAGRWSDAWLSRMRPVRVIAVAGVASMCALAVADWFDSPVAPALMAVAGVISVADNGLAFTAIAEFAGPAWSGRGLAVQNTGQYLVTAATTPVLGALIAAVGFPAAFAVTALAPLAATPLVPRDAQRLVEEPVKA is encoded by the coding sequence ATGGATGACCTGAGCATCATGTCCAACACCAGGAGGTGGGTCATCCTCGGATGCTCACTGCTAGCCGCGCTGACGACCACCTGCGTCGTGAGCGGCGTCGCGTACCTGATCCCCGCGCTCCACACCGATGCCGGACTGACCCTCACCGCGGCGGCGACACTCGCCGCCATCCCGACGATCGGCCTCACGATGGCCACGTTCCTGTGGGGAATACTGCTGGACCGTTACGGCGAACGCCGGATCCTGCTGATCTCTCTGTCGATCTCGCTCGTGGGCGCCACCGGCGCGGCCGTTGCTGCGGCCACCGATGCCTCATATGTCCTCATCGGCGCGGCTCTCCTGGTGGGCGGCATCGGATCCGGCGCCGCCAACGGGGCCAGCGGCCGGATCGTGGTGGGCTGGTTCCCCGCTCAGCAGCGCGGCACCGCGATGGGTGTCCGGCAGATGGCGCAACCCCTGGGCATCGGTGTGTGCGCGCTGACCATGCCGGTTGTCGCGGCCACCCAGGGACCCGCTGCGGCCCTGGCCATCCCGGCCGTGATCACCGCCGCCGGCTTGCTGGCTGTGCTGATCGGCATCAGCGACCCGCCGCGTCGTGCGAGCTCCGTCGGCCACAAAGACGATTCCACGACCGGCCGAAACCCCTACCGGGGCAACTCGTTCCTCGCCCGGGTGCACGCCGTAAGCATGCTGCTCGTCGTACCGCAGTCGATGATGTGGACCTTCGTACCCACGTGGTTGATCGTGGCACACGACTGGTCGCCCGCCGGTGCCGGAATCCTGATCACCGTGACGCAGGTGATCGGCGCGTTCGGCCGGATCGCCGCGGGCCGATGGTCGGATGCCTGGCTCTCCCGGATGCGTCCGGTGCGGGTCATCGCGGTCGCCGGTGTCGCTTCGATGTGCGCTCTCGCCGTGGCGGATTGGTTCGACAGTCCCGTCGCGCCCGCACTGATGGCCGTGGCCGGCGTGATCTCGGTGGCCGACAACGGCCTGGCGTTCACCGCAATCGCCGAGTTCGCCGGGCCGGCCTGGAGCGGACGCGGACTCGCGGTGCAGAACACGGGTCAGTACCTGGTCACCGCCGCGACGACGCCCGTGCTGGGTGCACTGATCGCCGCGGTCGGTTTCCCGGCGGCGTTCGCGGTCACCGCGCTCGCCCCACTGGCGGCCACCCCCCTGGTGCCGCGCGACGCCCAGCGGCTGGTCGAGGAGCCCGTGAAGGCCTGA